The sequence below is a genomic window from Sneathiella sp. P13V-1.
ACGATAAAACAACCGCAGACATCAGCAGCCCTATAGGCGCAATTCTTGATAACCCCATCACCGCTCCCCCCATTTGGTAAGCGTATCGTATTAGAGATATCTAATTTTGTCTATTGATTGCTTGTGCAAATCCATCCCATCAAGCGGCTTCTTTTAAAATCATCTTTAACTGCTCATCCATCATAGCTGGCGAGACTTCCAGAATTTCAGCGTTTACAACATTTTCAGCAACAAAAGGGTCATTGTTTACCCTGTCTTCCAGATCCTCACGAGAGCTGTTATGAGCCAATAGGGCACCGCCCAGTCCGGGCTGCAGACTACCCGCCATGAGGAAAACACTGTCGTCAAAACCTTGTTTGATCCATTTCTTATGATCTTCCATAAACTGGCTGGCCTGGCTTTTATTGTCTGAAAATTTAAGCAATATAATAAACATGAAATTATTCTCCTGATCAGTTATGCAGCGCATTGTTGTTCGATTTCAGATAGCCAGTTCATGATCTGATTGACTTCATTCTGAAGAAACGTCTCTTCCCCAAATGCGTTTGACAGGGTTGCAACCCCTTGACTGTGAGCCAGAACATGCATGGCAAGTTGGTCCGCGTCATTTTTGCGTCCCATTAGTTCAAACTGCCGATGAAGCCAGGTTCGAAATAAGGTGAACAACTCATTCGCTTCATTTGCCGCGTCGTGATTAAGCTTGGCAAGCTCTGTGCTGAGCGTTCCAATGGGGCAGCCGTAACTTTTGATCTTTTCTTTGTTGACGATAAGAATGTTGATGAAGCTTCGAATGCGATCAGCTGGGGTTTCCCCTTCAATTTCCCATTGGGCCAACATCGCCTGTCTATCCGCTAGTCGCTTAGCAATAACGGCGTCAAGGATCTGATCCTTGGTCTTGAAGTGATAATAAAAATTTCCCCGAGAGATTTTCACGACATCTGCGATATCTGCAAAAGACGTGATTTCAAACCCCCGTTGATAGAAGAGGTTATCTGCAACCACGACTATCTGATCACGTGTATTGATTTTCGCCATCATTAACACCCTTCACTTTAGGACAATTGTCCTATTAATCTGAATTAGGACAATTGCCCTAATTTGTAAAGGGCGTTTTTTAGATGCTCGCAGAAAGGGGCAAATCTGCTTATGACAAGATCAAGTGTAATCGGTCGATTTATGATACTCAGGACGGCTGGAAAAGTTTCAGGAAATTTACAAGGTCTATCAGACTGCCATCCACGTCAATATCACCCCCTGCGTAAGCCACAGCGGGATTGCGACGCTTGCTTAAGATTTCTTTCCAGATCAAAGAATTGACCGTGACAGTGATATCGGCATTTTCCATCAATGTCTCACGGACTTCCGCTACACCACGCCGAAGATGGATCGTGTAATTCTCATTGATATCAGGGAAGGTGAAAGCAACCACGACATTCTCATCCAGCGCGTCCTCTGCCCGCAAATTCACTGGCATCGCCCGCATCATATTACCAACGGGCAAGCTATGCAGAATTTTGATGGGGCTTTTAGACGGGTCGATAGGCGGAATGCTCACCGTACCGTCCAGTTCATAGGAACGGGTGAGATAATAGTTCCTGCCATTTGCACTGATCTGTGTTTCGGCCAAAGCTTTAAGCGCCTGCGCCTTAAGGCCTTTGGCTTCTTCCTTATTCTCTGAAACAAGAATCAGGTTATCAGATAGTTCCGCAGCCCATTGATAGTCCTTATCGCCAAGCGCCTGTTTCGTGGCATCCAGCAAACTAGTACCGCTGCTTGCCAGTTTTGCCATGCGCGTCGCGCGTTCTCCTTTTGGCAAAGGATGGAGTTCTGTCGCATTCCCGCTAAACCAGCCCAAATATCCGGTAAAGACAGAACGAACGGACCAATCAACCATACCATAGAATTCCTTCAGGTAGGGGCTATTTGCCAAATGGTCAGGCAACTTGACCCGTTCAACGATTTCATCTGGACCCAAGTCTTTGTTAATCCAGCGAACGGTCTGGTCATGGATAAACTGAATTGCATCCCGGTAGTCGGTCAGAATTCCATCAATTTTTTCCGCTCCGGACAAGGGGCGAGAGTGACTTGGTACCAAAAAGTCCGGCTTCATATCCCGCATCATATCCAGACTTTTGGACCATTCTAGTACATCCCTGTATGACGTTCCGCGAATGGCATAAAGGTTTGGAAAGGCTTTATAGAAATTATCACCCGGTAACAGGACTTTTTTCTCTGGCAGCCAGACAAATAACTGATCCGCGGTCTCGCCCGGTGCGTGATAAAGTTCCATCTTGATACCGGCAACCTCGG
It includes:
- a CDS encoding alkyl sulfatase dimerization domain-containing protein, translating into MTSLIKLSSVATVLAASLFLGACDDTPKQKTPVRVDANAELSAHSEEFRKEVIKVTDGIYVAVGFGLANSIMLEGDDGIVIVDTMESNAGARAVKAEFEKITDKPVKAIVFTHNHTDHIFGSGVFAEDDTPDVYAHETTNHYIDRVVNIIQPAIYKRSMRQFGNHLPPGGVINDGIGPFLANVVGEDALSLARPTITFDKVLKTEVAGIKMELYHAPGETADQLFVWLPEKKVLLPGDNFYKAFPNLYAIRGTSYRDVLEWSKSLDMMRDMKPDFLVPSHSRPLSGAEKIDGILTDYRDAIQFIHDQTVRWINKDLGPDEIVERVKLPDHLANSPYLKEFYGMVDWSVRSVFTGYLGWFSGNATELHPLPKGERATRMAKLASSGTSLLDATKQALGDKDYQWAAELSDNLILVSENKEEAKGLKAQALKALAETQISANGRNYYLTRSYELDGTVSIPPIDPSKSPIKILHSLPVGNMMRAMPVNLRAEDALDENVVVAFTFPDINENYTIHLRRGVAEVRETLMENADITVTVNSLIWKEILSKRRNPAVAYAGGDIDVDGSLIDLVNFLKLFQPS
- a CDS encoding TetR/AcrR family transcriptional regulator → MAKINTRDQIVVVADNLFYQRGFEITSFADIADVVKISRGNFYYHFKTKDQILDAVIAKRLADRQAMLAQWEIEGETPADRIRSFINILIVNKEKIKSYGCPIGTLSTELAKLNHDAANEANELFTLFRTWLHRQFELMGRKNDADQLAMHVLAHSQGVATLSNAFGEETFLQNEVNQIMNWLSEIEQQCAA
- a CDS encoding YciI family protein; translation: MFIILLKFSDNKSQASQFMEDHKKWIKQGFDDSVFLMAGSLQPGLGGALLAHNSSREDLEDRVNNDPFVAENVVNAEILEVSPAMMDEQLKMILKEAA